GCGGCGGCGAGTGCGGCGCAGTATCGGGGGAGTTGAGAGGCGTCAGTCGAAGAGGATACGGGCGATGGATGGGACGAGTCGCCCGTCGAGTGACGCGGTTGGAAGCGCGCGTTGGTTTGGCTTCGCGGTCAACGACTTAAGGAAGTTTTCGGGGAGTTATCAACAGAGTGATCCCCGGGAATTGTGGATAGGTTTGGGGCGCGACGATTCCGATAGGCGCTCGCGAGGCGGGCGCACGCTTCGTCCAGGGCGACAACGGCAGCGCCAGTTCGGCAGTTTCTCACCCGGAAATCCCAGGCCCCCCATTACTTCCCAGCAGCCCCTCGACAGCATCAGCATCCGCGTAATCCTGCTCCGGCAGGCCGTCGAAAACGTTGATGACATCGTTGCTCGCACCGGCTTGGCGTGCCGCTTCCACAATCGCGTCCTTGTTCGCCGGAAACTGCACCGAGCGCAGCGTCTGCGCGATTTCGTCGTCGATCGGCTCGTCGTTCAGGAAGTGATTCTGTGCAGGCTTGTCGGTCATCGTCGAATCCGTCGGTTGTGGGCGGG
This Caballeronia sp. LZ062 DNA region includes the following protein-coding sequences:
- a CDS encoding DUF2795 domain-containing protein, whose amino-acid sequence is MTDKPAQNHFLNDEPIDDEIAQTLRSVQFPANKDAIVEAARQAGASNDVINVFDGLPEQDYADADAVEGLLGSNGGPGISG